In the genome of Mustelus asterias chromosome 9, sMusAst1.hap1.1, whole genome shotgun sequence, the window gaacagtgctgagaatcagcgGGAAACTGTGCAGAGAATCCGCTGggaacagtgctgagaatcagcgGGAAACTGTGTGGAGAATTAGCGGGAAACTGTGCAGGGAAACAGCAGGAAATTGTGCAGAGAACCAGCGGGAAACTGTGCAGAGAATCAGCAGGAAACTGCAGAGAATCAGCTGAAAAGTGCAGGGAATCAGCGGGCAACTGTGCAGAGAATCAGCCGAAAACTGTGCAAAGAATGTGCGGGAAAATATGCAGAATCAGATGGAAACTGTGCAGAGAATCAGCGGGAAGCTGTGCTGCGAATGAACTATAATCTGCAGTCAATCAAATGcaaagtggacagagaaacagcaggAAACTGCGGAGAATCAGCGGGAAACTGTGCAGAGAATCCGCTGGGAACGGTGCAGAGAATTAGCAGGAAACTGTGCAGAGAATCCGCTGggaacagtgctgagaatcagcgGGAAACTGTGCAGAGAATCCGCTGGGAATGGTGCAGAGAATTAGCAGGAAACTGTGCAGAGAATCCGCTGggaacagtgctgagaatcagcgGGAAACTGTGCAGAGAATCCGCTGGGGACAGTGCTGAGAAACTGTGTGGAGAATTAGCGGAAAACTGTGCAGGGAAACAGCAGGAAAATGTGCAGAGAATCAGCGGGAAAAAGTGCACAGAAaaaacgggagaatgtgcagataatCAGCGGGAACTGTGCAGAGATTCAGCTGGAAACTGCGCAGCGAATCAGCAGGAAACTGCAGGGAATCTGCGAGCAACTGTGTAGAAAATCAGCAGAAAACTGTGCAAAGAATTTGCTGGAAAACATGCAGAATCAGATGGAAACTGTGCAGCGAATGAACTATAAACTGCAGTGAATCAAATGCAAAGTGGGCAGAGAAACAGCAGGAAACTGCGGAGAATCAGCTGGAAACTGCAGAGAATCCGCTGGAAACTGTGCAGAGACTTAGCGGGAAACTGTGCAGAGAATCTGCTGgcaacagtgctgagaatcagcgGGAAACTGTGTGGAGAATTAGCGGGAAACTGTGCTGGGAAACAGCAGGAAAATGTGCAGAGAATCAGTGGGAAAATGGGCAGAGAATCAGTGGGAAACTGTGCAGAGAATCAACGGAAAACTGCACAGAGGATCCGCTGGGAATGGTGCTGAGAATCAGCGGGAAATTGTGTGGAGAATTAGCGGGAAACTGTGCAGGCAATCAGCGGGAAAATGGGCAGAGAATCAGCGGGAAACTGCAGAGAATCAGCTGAACAATGCAGGGAATCTGCGGGAAACTGTGCAGAGAATCAGTGGAGAACTGTGCAAAGAGTCAGCGGGAAAATATACAGAACACATGGAAACTGTGCAGAGAATCAGCTGGGAActgtgcagagaggcagcgggaaaCTGCAGATAATCAGTGGGAAACTGTGCAGAGAATCAGCTGGGAACTGTGCAGAGAATGAGGGGGCAACCGTGCAGGGAATCAGCGGGAAACTGTGCAGAGAATGAACTGTTAACTTTGCTGAGAATCAGCTAGAAACTGTGCAGAGAATCAGCGGGGAACTGTGCAGAGAATCAGTGGAAAACAGTCCAGGCAATCAGCGGGAAATTGGGCAGAGAATCAGCTGGGAACTGTGCAGAGAATCAGCTGGAAACTGTGCAGAGAATCAGTGGGAAACTGTGCAGAGAATTTGCTGGAAAATATGCAGAATCAGATGGAAACTGTGCAGAGAATGAGCGGGAAACTGTGCAGAGAATCTGCTGGGAACGGTGCAGAGAATCCGTTGGGAACGGTGCAGAGAATTAGTGGGAAACTGTGCAGAGAATCCGCTGggaacagtgctgagaatcagcgGGAATCTGTGCAGAGAATCTGCTGGGAACGGTGCAGAGAATCAGCGGGAAACTGTGCAGAGAATCTGCTGGGAACGGTGCAGAGAATCCGCTGGGAACGGTGCAGAGAATTAGTGGGAACCTGTGCAGAGGATCCGCTGggaacagtgctgagaatcagcgGGAATCTGTGCAGAGAATCTGCTGGGAACGGTGCTGAGAATCAGCAGGAAACTGTGTGGAGAATTAGCGGGAAACTGTGTGGAGAATTAGCGGGAAAATGTGCTGGGAAACAGCAGGAAAATGTGCAGAGAATCAGCGGGAAAATGGGCAGTGAATGAGTGGGAAACTGTGCTGAGAATCAGCGAGACACTGTGCAGAGAATGAACTGTTAACTTTGCAGAGGATCAGCTGGAAACTGTGCAGAGAAACAGCGGGAAAATGTGCAGAGAATCAGCTGAAAACTACAAAGAATTTACGGGAAAATATGCAGAATCAGATGGAAACTGCAGAGAATCAGCGGGAAACTGTGCAGCGAATGAACTATAATCTGCAGTGAATCAAATGcaaagtggacagagaaacagcaggAAACTGCGGTGAATCAGTGGGAAACTGTGCAGAGAATGAGTGGGAAACTGCGCAGAGAATCCGCTGGAAACTGCAGAGAATCAGCGGGAAACTGCAGAGAAGCAGCGGGAAACTGTGCAGAGAATCAGCCGGAAAATATGCAGAATCAGCTGGAAACTGTGCAGAGAATCAGCTGGAAACTGCAGGGAATCCGCGGGCAACTGTGTAGAGAATCAGCGGAAAACTGTGCAAAGAATTTGCTGGAAAACATGCAGAATCAGATGGAAATTGTGCAGAGAATCAGCGGGAAACTGCAGAGAATCAGCTGGAAACTGCAGAGACTCAGCGGAAAACTGTGCAAAGAATTTGCTGGAAAACATGCAGAATCAGATGGAAATTGTGCAGAGAATCAGCGGGAAACTGTGCAGAGAATCAGCTGGAAACTGCAGAGACTCAGCGGGAAACTGTGCAGAGAATCAGCGGGAAACTGTGCAGCGCGGACGGGGTTGGCGATAATCAATCATCTCCATCCCGTCTGACTCAGAGTGTTGGCAGTTTTGACCTCGAATGGGTCTCGCAGACAGACAGATTTTGCAGAGATTGCAGTCAGTTGTCCTGTATTCGAGTTCTCTCCCCTATTCTCATTTGGTGAATTTAATGTAATCTCAcactttaaaaaaacacattgcTTGAATTTTATTTGTAACTAAAATACTGATTAAAAATGACGGTGAGTTTTACGTCGCGTTTTAATCAGTTAAGCTCCCGAAATTCAAAGTTTCTCTCTTAATTTGTGGTTTAAATCTTTCGACatttactctgtccctgttgtatCAGCATTTCCTGATGGTCATCAAAGGGTTAAGTTCAGAACGGGTCCGCAAAGCAGAAACAGTTTCTGCCCCGGATATCAACTTCAAAACTCACTTCTTCAAGTTTATTCTGCCATCTCAGGCTGTGAAAGCTGCCGCTATGtttcctgtctgtctgtctgtctgtctgtgtgtgatgcAGGAATAGGGGAATCTCTTTAACTGGAATCCCACTGTCCTTGAAATGGGATCAGATAAGAAGTCTGCGCAATCGATCAACCTTCCCCCACCCGGAGTGTGAAACTGCCCACAATGTAACTCCAGCTCCGGAACTCAACTTGTCCGCACTTGTCTCTATCTCCCAGGCTAGCGGGGCGCAATGGGGAGCTTCTCAGATCCACAGATGATGGAACAACCCGAAAAACTAGCCGGAGTATCTCAGTGCTGCCTCTCGGGAGTATTCGAGGTGACTTTTCCCTCTAATATTGGGTCTGTTGTTTGAATCCCCACCGAGTGGGCGAAGCCGAGACAAAACCTAATCTGCGGGTTCATGAGGGGAGAATGTTGGATAAATAAATCTTTGAATTCCAAGGACGAAAACAGCAAGGAAATGTTCGAAGTGAAGGTAGCATTTGATGAATCCCGGTTAATGGTTTTTCATTTCATGATGCTGTCACTGCAGTTGTTGAAATGCAGTTAGTTTGGCATCATATAATGTTCCAGCTAACACTCCCAAGTACTGCAAATTGAAACCAGTCCctattttaaaatgttgttaGTTTTCACTTTTTTTTCTACATTCACTGGGTGAGATTTTGCTTTGTAAAGAGTGCTGAGATTCATTTGCATGCACTGGCACTTTCGGATAAATGGCACAACCTTTGGGCAGATTTGTGGTTAAGCAGGAACTAcagaatttattgtccaaatTGTGCCATTCTGCTATCAGctttgggcgacacagtggttagcactgctgcctcacagcgccagggacccaggttcaattctggcctggggtgactgcctgtgtggagtttgcatgttcttcccttaTCTGCATGTGCGTGCTCCAAAAATGTATgggctaagttgattggccatgctaaattgacccttggtgttagagggattggtggggttacagagataaggctggggggggggggggggggtggggggcggtgttgTCGGCGCAGGCGCAATGGacactgttgggattccatgattcaccaAACTGGCACTTGACTGCCCGCCTTGCCATTGAAATGCATCGAGGAATGTGAACGCTGTATTAACTACCAACTTAGCTTCTCATTACAAATCTAACTATCTTTTTAACAATGTGACAACTGTCAGTTACTGGCACGCAACCTCTCTGACACAGAAAATTAACTGTCACAAGTGTGGAGCCTTATTCCTTCAGATGTATTatttcaaatttttaaaatgtaaattttCAAATTTCCTTTCTGTCTATTTTTTCCCCAGACTCTTATTACAATCTCCCTTACCCTTTATTTCACTTCCTTTATCTAATTTACCCACTGTATTACTTCTTCCTCACTCGTTGCACTGTTTATTTCCTTCAATCTGCTTGGGTTTAGGAGACATTGTTGTTTGTCCTCTTCTGTCAGGTCTCAGTTGCCCCCTCGCTGTGATTCTGTCATCTCAAATTCCAGCAACATGTCACGCAAAATATGTAAAAATCTCAATGTGCGGCAGGCAAGTCTAACTAATACCAGCTGCTATTAGATGTCCTGCTAAAGCAAACTCTGGCTCATTAATGTACTTTGGTTAGATAATTGTGGCAATGCAACCAGGAAAGCATTTTCTAAACTTTTACCAAGAAGCTTTTCTGAAAGTTTGATTTTGAATGTAGCTTCTTCCCTCTATATTACCAGTTTTTAGGGCATTGATAGGTCTCGTGTCAGATGGACTTTGCGTTGTTTGTCCTGAACGCTGATGTCTTTTTTCTGAAACTGTTCAATGAACGTGGAGGGATGAGAGGTTCCGAGATTGACATGGCTGCAGTGTTAAGTGACTGCAGGCAATGACTATTATTTTCTCACAGGAATCTGATACAGCCAGTCTCAAAGCCTTTGTTCCAAATGCCTAAGTAGCTGGGTTGCCCAAGCTTCTGAGTGAGCGCCTAGACCTTGTGCTCGAGTCTatggagtgggacctgaacctATGAACTTTCGGGACAGTGGTTCATGTTGACTCCTGGTAAGAATGCTCAGGAAGTGAATGGTCAGAGTGGGGATGAAAAGTAGCCTGGAAAGCTAAGCACCAAATAACCTTCTGTTGGACTTGAACGCTATTGGTAGCAGTCTGCATTAACCAAGCGTCAGCAACTTGTTTGGTCTAGATTTCAATTCCAGTTGTCTTCATTCTCTCCACAGGTAGTTAGGACTTGTCTTGCCTCCTATCCTCATCTCTTTTACCTGATGCTGTGTGTGCTAACACTGAGTGGGGTGAATGCCAGTCCAGAGACCCTCTGCGGGGCAGAGCTTGTAGATGCTCTCCAGTTTGTGTGTGGGGACCGAGGCTTCTACTTCAGTAAGTTTCTTTCTCATTCATTGGGATTAATAGTCACCTTGTGTCAAAATGTGAGTAAATGGTTCAGACTGCAACTCTTCAATCAATGGAATCCTCACAACAGCTTCAGGGCTTTATTTTGTGAAGTATTAATGATGTAATGATAAGGAACAAGTGATTTTGGACCCATGGTTCCCAAATCTTTCCACCACTGGGGgttttctcacctcacctcacctctgggtcTGTTGTCAACTTATTGATAGAGATTGATCACTGCCCAGATGATATAAGACAAGGTCTTTTATCATTCATTGATTATCAGCCTATCATATCTGTCCTAGCTCTTTGAAAtaattatccaattagtcccactcctttTTTCTTTCCTCCCAAGCCCGGCATTCTTTTTAAAGAATATCCAATTTCTAAATTGCAACTGTACTTGTCTTGATGATCCATTCAGCAAGTGCATTCAGATTGTAACTACTCATTGCATAACAAAAATGCACCTCATTTCCAAGCTTGTAGGAGGAGGTTAATGATAGACACCTTGGGGCCAGTAGAGGCAACATTGTGAGAATGGTTTTACAGACAGGGGAGAGATGGTAGGCCACAAGGTGTGTTTTAAAGAAGTATTTTAACCCCTTTGAGTGCTGTGACTCTCAAGAGCAAATACAAAGCAGGTTTTCttgtaagtttttttaaaagatggctgggattctcccaaataaaGTTCTAAATTCACAATGTGTGGGGAAACGGGAGTAATGCCCACCAGTTTTTTTAGCGTACTTACCAGAGCGAATCTCCAACaccgagcactgcagagtgcctcagcgggattcactctggaaagtaGAAGTTGGGACCTGTTCCCACCCTagaagctggcagcatagcgctgagcgggccactgcccaTGTGtcaatctgtcagagcggagattggcGCTTGCACATTgaatcccacccccctcccccccgctctccacccccccccccacccccccccccaccccccgcctcaaccACACAGCCCCAACTCCCTCAGCCCGATGGCCAGCCTCGAtagccctcactccctcccccatccaTCCTTTTGTAGAGTGACAACGGATATCCTCCCCCCataggcccccccctcccccactccgacACTGCCCggtgggcctcaatggcctctggttccctCAGATGGGGTTGGACATCTGTTCCCCATTGGGGGGGAGGAGTCATAAACGATGCTTGAGGGAACCATTCATGGCAGGGTTGGGGGAAGACTCCAGCAGATTCAAATTTCCACATGATAATCAGCCGCACTCCgatttccagcacagagctgaTTACGCTACGAAAAAAAAGCTTAGACTGggagcccccccaccctcctcccccccccccccccccccccttcctccccctcacccacccacccagttgCAATCAAGCCCCAAGATGTAGCCTGGTTTGTAACTCTGAAGTAAAAGGGTGTCATCACACCTGTACCTGTTGGTGAATTTCCCGGTCAGATTCTTCCTTTGCCGGGCAATATCACTTCCTTTTGAGTTTCTGTCTCCCCGTCTGATAGGCTGGAGGCTGCTGCTGCTCAAGATGTGGGTCAATAAATGTTTCTTTTCAGATGCCATTTTCTGCCAAGTGACCATATTATTAGCGTTCCTTCTCATTTTCCACACACATGCTTTCTGATGATTTTAGCACTGATTAATAGGGTTTTTATCTTGCCCACTCGCACCTTCTCGTGTTGGGAGTATATTTCCTTTACACTCACTGGGGCAAATTTTACTGTTcctcctgccacgggaatcgtagcgggcgaggggcggaccatggaaaggtccactgacctctggcaggattttccagtcttggggcgagcacagctgtaaaatcccgcccattgagtgAAATTCCATCCTGCAGCCAGTGAGTTGTGTGGCCATTGTACATCAGTTTCTGTAGACATTTGGACAATAGTAGCTATTAATTCCACAGGACAGATCTGTTGCATTTTTCATGTCTCTCCAATGGAATTTCCCAAAATAGTTGTTGGGACATTTTAATATCCTATCAAGATAAACAGGCTATTTCCAGCCTTGGGCAGTTTCATGCACATCCCCAAACAAGGACAAAAGATCCCCTGACCCCATCTTATTATAACACAGATAGGTCATCCTCCGAGTCATTTATTAAAAAAGTAGTCAATTTGTCTCCAGGATTACACAGGTTGGACAACAGGAAGAGAAAACATTGCAACTGTTTCTCTGGTTACAACTGGATAAATATTAACAATATCAGCTAAATGGAGACGAGGTTTAGAAGTTGGCTGGTGGGCAGTTTCAGTAGATTCAAGGGTgcatctcatggacaagatgagctcaaaGAGGACTCAAGGGGAGGAGGGaaagaaactagagaaagatgcAAGTTCAGGTTGAGGCCAATGACAAGCCTTAGAAAAGGTTCGGTCAGTGGGTTAGAGAAAGATGGGGCAGAGGCGACTGATTGGATATTCCTAATGATAGTGACAAAGAAgttcatgagctcctcacactttgtGGAAAGGGAGTGTGGAGGACACAGACAAGAGCGATTTAAGCAGATCATTTGCAGTAGAGAAGCTGGGGTTACCTTTGCAATGTAGCAGGATCTTGGCAAAGTGAATAGTTTTGGCATTAGAGAGCAGGACCTGTTCGTGTTTTGTGTGGTCCATCCAGATCTGGTAGTGAACGGCTAAACCAGTCATCCACCATATCCTTTATCCCTCTTCTTAACAGTGGAAGAACTACCATATCTGAAACCTTGACAAAAGTGCACATTTCCTTTCCAGATTTAGTTTTGTACAACACAGCATTTCTTCTACTGAATGTATTTTTTTTGGCATGGACCACTCTCCCTGGGACTTCAAGCCCATGGATTCTGGCAAGGTTTTCAGCCTATGCATTATGGCCAGGGTTTCAGATGATGCATCAAATCATAGGGGTTGTTGGGTTTCCAACAGTCAGCTGGTCAGAGGTACTTTCTTTTCTGGATGTAAAAATATGCTTATAACAGAATTCCTCCAATTTCTAGCCCAGGAACAAGCTATCTGACCCAACCGGTCTGTGCTGTATCAatgttccacacaagcctcctcccacctatTTCATTTCAcccctttctccttcatgtgttTATCCGGTGTGATAAACAAGGGGTCAAGCAACAATATAGGCAGGGTTCCAAGGCACAACATAGATACCCAGAAGTAAAACCCAATTAATAAACAATTTATTAATTAACCCACATGAAAGAACATAGCCAAGTTCACAGTCAGGAAATCAGAAAAGGTTCTACTTACCGAGGTGATTCTCATCCAATCCTTAGTCAAATTCCAAATCAGACTCTTGTCCACAAGACACATGGTGAACTTGCGCACAGAAGCCCGCCAACGTCCTCACTTTCACCCTAAGGCTTCCTATCTTAGCATGACTCAGtacttttaaaagtttttaatacgcttattaattagt includes:
- the igf1 gene encoding insulin-like growth factor 1 isoform X1, whose protein sequence is MGSFSDPQMMEQPEKLAGVSQCCLSGVFEVVRTCLASYPHLFYLMLCVLTLSGVNASPETLCGAELVDALQFVCGDRGFYFNKPTGYRSSVRRPHRGIVNECCFQSCDLKLLEMYCAKPQRAEGPVRIQHHTEKGQRENVWRNPSRANASSVNRNYRI